The proteins below come from a single Leptospiraceae bacterium genomic window:
- a CDS encoding DUF2283 domain-containing protein, whose translation MELNNKYVICMDNSDYPVSLTKYKIYEVIPSSKTEKTGMLRIIDDSEEDYLHAAKRFIPIESFDYDKEADVMYVSFEKPQNAVKTLPQEDGSLWRYNEEGILVGITFMNYQTLINIV comes from the coding sequence ATGGAATTAAATAATAAATATGTAATTTGTATGGATAATTCTGATTATCCTGTTTCACTTACAAAATATAAAATCTATGAAGTAATTCCTTCTTCCAAAACCGAAAAAACAGGAATGCTCCGAATCATTGACGACTCCGAAGAAGACTATCTTCATGCAGCAAAGAGATTTATTCCTATAGAATCGTTTGATTATGACAAAGAAGCGGATGTAATGTATGTAAGCTTTGAAAAACCACAGAATGCAGTAAAAACATTGCCGCAAGAGGATGGAAGTCTTTGGCGATACAATGAAGAAGGAATTTTGGTTGGAATTACTTTTATGAATTATCAAACATTAATTAACATAGTATGA
- the cas7c gene encoding type I-C CRISPR-associated protein Cas7/Csd2, with protein sequence MESLKNKIDFAVVVKVKNANPNGDPLNGNRPRTNYDGLGELSDVCVKRKIRNRLIDNGFDIFVQSDDKRKDDYRSLRQRAEGVLKKETLKDEKKLREDACKQWIDVRAFGQVFAFEGEKKEKKPKGQESGNDTKAEGKDSKGVSVGIRGPVSIHPAFSINPVSITSEQITKSVSGEGDGSKRGSDTMGTKHRVDFGVYAFYGSMNPQLASLTGFSDTDANAIKEALRTLFLNDESSARPAGSMEVVKLLWWKHNNNNGQYSTAKVHRLLSVDPQTYDIKVGSLDGLECEQIEGL encoded by the coding sequence ATGGAAAGTTTAAAAAATAAAATTGATTTTGCGGTTGTCGTTAAAGTAAAAAATGCAAATCCAAATGGTGATCCATTAAATGGAAATAGACCAAGAACAAACTACGATGGTCTTGGAGAATTATCAGATGTTTGCGTTAAAAGGAAGATTCGCAATCGGCTAATAGATAACGGCTTTGATATCTTTGTTCAATCAGATGATAAGAGAAAAGATGATTATCGAAGTTTAAGGCAACGAGCAGAAGGTGTCTTAAAGAAAGAAACCTTAAAAGATGAAAAGAAATTAAGAGAAGATGCCTGTAAACAGTGGATTGATGTAAGAGCGTTTGGTCAAGTTTTTGCATTTGAAGGAGAAAAGAAAGAAAAGAAACCGAAAGGACAAGAGTCTGGTAATGATACAAAAGCAGAAGGTAAAGACTCAAAAGGTGTATCGGTTGGTATTCGCGGTCCGGTGTCCATACATCCTGCATTTAGTATAAATCCTGTTAGTATAACAAGCGAACAAATTACTAAAAGCGTTAGTGGTGAAGGTGACGGGAGTAAAAGAGGCTCCGATACAATGGGAACAAAACATAGAGTTGACTTCGGTGTGTATGCTTTTTATGGAAGTATGAATCCTCAACTCGCATCTCTTACTGGCTTTTCGGATACTGATGCGAATGCGATCAAAGAAGCACTAAGAACTCTTTTTTTGAATGATGAATCATCTGCTCGTCCTGCTGGAAGTATGGAAGTTGTAAAATTACTTTGGTGGAAACACAATAACAATAATGGTCAGTATTCAACTGCAAAAGTTCATAGATTATTAAGCGTTGATCCGCAAACTTATGATATAAAGGTTGGTAGTCTAGATGGATTGGAATGCGAACAAATAGAAGGACTATGA
- a CDS encoding HIRAN domain-containing protein, whose product MNELSNFDPQTLHILAKSFKDGLPLPSIKEIFLIESHIAGTSYLNLDEIEKSLEKDEFLKLMRQADNQHDSLAILIFDSKGNKLGYVPRDKNEVIARLMDAGKFIFGRLIHKEQVNSWLKLTIKIYLKDM is encoded by the coding sequence ATGAATGAACTATCTAACTTTGATCCGCAAACACTACATATACTAGCGAAGTCATTTAAGGACGGTTTGCCTCTTCCTAGTATCAAAGAAATTTTTCTAATTGAATCTCATATCGCCGGAACTAGTTATCTTAACTTAGATGAAATTGAAAAATCCTTAGAGAAAGATGAATTTCTAAAACTAATGCGGCAAGCGGATAATCAACATGATTCTCTCGCCATTCTAATCTTTGATTCAAAAGGAAATAAACTAGGCTATGTTCCTCGAGACAAGAATGAAGTCATTGCAAGGCTTATGGATGCAGGCAAATTCATTTTCGGTAGACTTATTCACAAAGAGCAAGTGAATAGCTGGCTCAAATTGACTATTAAAATTTATTTAAAAGATATGTAA